From Psychrobacillus sp. FSL K6-2836, a single genomic window includes:
- a CDS encoding ECF transporter S component, with amino-acid sequence MKSWKLKEIVLMSLFAVVFGIVYLLFLHVGNIWAGFIGPIAYEWIFGIWFIVSIICMYIIRKPGAAVVSETIAAAIEVLLGNAVGPRLILSGVIQGLGAEAVFAATRYKRFDLWVLILAGVGSSVFSFAYGYLLGGFTVYSTSYVALMLGIRILSGALLAGVGGKAVADGLLATGSLRGYAISRSKKGEVRA; translated from the coding sequence CTGAAGTCTTGGAAGTTAAAAGAGATTGTACTTATGTCTTTATTTGCAGTTGTATTTGGTATTGTTTACTTGCTATTTTTGCATGTCGGCAATATTTGGGCTGGGTTTATAGGACCGATTGCATATGAGTGGATTTTTGGAATTTGGTTTATCGTGTCAATTATTTGTATGTATATTATCCGCAAGCCTGGTGCTGCCGTTGTTTCGGAAACTATTGCCGCAGCAATTGAGGTGTTATTAGGGAATGCGGTTGGTCCCCGTTTAATACTTTCAGGGGTGATTCAAGGTTTAGGTGCAGAGGCAGTATTTGCTGCGACGCGTTACAAGCGTTTTGACCTATGGGTGCTGATACTTGCCGGTGTTGGATCTTCAGTATTTAGTTTTGCTTATGGTTATTTGTTAGGTGGGTTTACGGTGTATAGCACGAGCTATGTAGCATTAATGCTCGGAATTCGTATACTAAGCGGGGCTTTGCTTGCAGGTGTTGGTGGAAAGGCAGTAGCAGACGGATTACTTGCGACCGGTTCGCTTCGTGGCTATGCCATCTCTCGTTCGAAAAAGGGTGAGGTTCGTGCATGA
- a CDS encoding ABC transporter ATP-binding protein: MHEVIQFDKVSFRYPDEEKWILNDFSFTVQKGSRVVLTGPSGCGKTTLLYLCNRLYPDNCDGILTGKIKLFGKDSSMFIPGEINRRIATVFQDPDAQFCMQTVEEELAFTLENLHTKREEMEKRISDVLTLTELTEFRHATIQKLSGGQKQRIATACALIMDPEILLLDEPISHLDPYTAKKYVEWLDDLQQKRKMTIVAIEHRLDLWGGFFERSISLHKGEVAPKLEKRTSSIRANASLVVSKVQAEPILQETTFTLNHGEITVLAGPNGSGKSTLLKSLCQLVPSSGSVEPKYLGYVPQSPEFLFLTKNVRDEVGYGGGNNVDEMLTRLQLLPITDSHPFAVSHGQKRRVAIAAMLCDGRDIILMDEPTSGQDAAALTELLQLIDERARAGTTFLIVTHDMEFAHCLADSILLINNGRLTGKFVAETLWQNEQLLLDHHLLPPKGLMCREECFS; this comes from the coding sequence GTGCATGAGGTTATTCAATTTGATAAAGTAAGTTTCCGTTATCCCGACGAGGAAAAATGGATTTTAAATGACTTTTCTTTTACCGTACAGAAAGGGTCCAGGGTTGTTTTAACTGGACCTAGTGGTTGTGGGAAAACTACACTACTTTACCTGTGCAATCGATTATATCCAGATAACTGCGACGGTATTTTGACGGGTAAGATTAAGCTATTCGGGAAGGACAGTTCGATGTTCATTCCCGGGGAAATAAACCGTAGAATAGCGACCGTCTTTCAAGATCCAGATGCTCAATTTTGCATGCAAACAGTCGAAGAGGAACTTGCTTTTACGCTTGAAAATTTGCATACTAAACGCGAAGAAATGGAAAAAAGAATCTCTGACGTGCTAACTTTAACCGAATTAACTGAATTTCGGCACGCAACTATTCAGAAACTCTCTGGCGGACAAAAGCAACGTATCGCGACTGCCTGCGCACTTATTATGGATCCAGAAATACTGCTGCTAGATGAACCAATCTCTCATTTAGACCCTTATACCGCGAAAAAGTATGTAGAGTGGTTAGATGATTTACAGCAAAAACGAAAGATGACGATAGTAGCCATTGAGCATCGATTGGATTTATGGGGAGGCTTTTTTGAAAGAAGTATTTCCTTGCATAAAGGCGAAGTAGCTCCTAAGTTAGAAAAACGAACAAGCAGTATACGGGCAAATGCTTCATTAGTAGTTAGTAAAGTACAAGCAGAACCCATTTTGCAAGAAACCACCTTTACATTAAATCATGGTGAAATAACAGTTCTTGCCGGACCAAATGGTAGCGGAAAGTCTACTTTGTTGAAATCATTATGTCAACTAGTTCCTTCGAGTGGCAGTGTAGAACCGAAGTATTTAGGATATGTTCCTCAATCTCCTGAGTTTTTATTTCTCACCAAAAATGTGCGAGATGAAGTTGGTTATGGTGGCGGAAATAATGTGGATGAAATGTTGACTAGATTGCAGCTGCTACCTATTACGGATTCCCATCCCTTTGCAGTAAGTCATGGGCAAAAGCGACGAGTGGCTATCGCAGCCATGCTTTGTGATGGACGCGATATTATACTCATGGATGAGCCAACTTCCGGTCAGGATGCGGCAGCTTTGACCGAGTTACTTCAATTAATCGATGAACGTGCACGTGCTGGAACTACTTTTTTAATCGTCACGCATGATATGGAGTTCGCCCATTGTTTGGCCGATTCTATTTTATTGATAAATAATGGTCGCTTGACTGGAAAGTTTGTAGCTGAAACTCTATGGCAGAATGAGCAGTTATTACTGGATCACCACTTACTTCCACCGAAAGGATTGATGTGTCGTGAAGAATGCTTTTCATAG
- a CDS encoding energy-coupling factor transporter transmembrane component T family protein has protein sequence MKFLVITICMFTMAFFFDPWTPLVFLVGVLLLQVFFSQIDWKKWLLFMLPFFVTAFGYFWTTLIFAKEKSGPIIWSIGSVGVTEIQLDHALSLTFRVLAFSSLSLLFALTTNPVTFILSLMQQLKLSPKIAYGILVGFQFLPVLKDEFIQIQQAQRLRGIVQKKNALQRILASRLVLIPLLAGAVRKAERSAFAMEARGFTGEPRNSFFHVISVSKVDALIVVLFLFVLVLSCTNSYWLS, from the coding sequence GTGAAGTTTTTAGTAATTACAATTTGTATGTTCACGATGGCATTTTTCTTTGACCCTTGGACTCCCCTTGTGTTTTTGGTCGGTGTGCTGTTGCTACAAGTTTTCTTCAGCCAGATCGACTGGAAGAAATGGTTGTTGTTTATGCTTCCTTTTTTTGTTACTGCTTTTGGTTATTTCTGGACCACACTTATCTTTGCTAAGGAAAAATCTGGTCCTATCATTTGGTCAATCGGATCTGTTGGTGTAACAGAAATCCAGCTAGATCATGCACTTTCATTGACCTTTCGCGTACTGGCTTTTTCTAGTTTGTCTCTGCTATTTGCGCTAACAACTAATCCAGTTACTTTCATATTGAGCTTAATGCAGCAATTGAAACTATCTCCCAAAATTGCTTATGGTATTTTAGTAGGCTTTCAGTTTTTACCTGTTTTAAAAGACGAGTTCATACAAATTCAACAAGCACAACGATTGAGAGGCATTGTCCAGAAGAAAAATGCCTTGCAACGGATACTTGCATCTCGTCTAGTGCTTATCCCCTTACTTGCGGGTGCTGTTCGTAAAGCGGAGCGATCTGCTTTCGCCATGGAAGCAAGGGGCTTTACAGGAGAGCCGAGAAATAGTTTCTTTCATGTTATTTCAGTAAGTAAAGTAGATGCCTTGATAGTAGTACTGTTTTTATTCGTTTTAGTTTTAAGCTGTACGAACTCCTACTGGCTTAGTTAA
- a CDS encoding DUF1697 domain-containing protein, with protein MSSVVLLRGINLGAKNKVDMKSLKSLFEEMGYRNVQTYIQTGNVLVEQSSIDAPAIEAALRESYGFEIPVAVRSKEELEEIRQHSIFSKEQVYVMFLAQEISKEQQEMLTSLIDDDFVVWKKQNVIISLSKNYHQTKFTNAFFERKLGIPSTARNKNTVNKILAKFS; from the coding sequence ATGTCGTCAGTTGTATTACTTCGAGGGATCAATCTTGGAGCAAAAAATAAGGTAGATATGAAATCCTTAAAATCTCTTTTTGAAGAGATGGGCTATAGAAATGTACAAACCTATATTCAGACCGGAAACGTGCTTGTTGAACAATCTAGTATTGATGCACCTGCTATAGAGGCAGCTCTCCGAGAATCATATGGATTTGAAATACCAGTAGCAGTTCGTTCTAAAGAAGAATTGGAGGAGATTAGGCAACATTCTATCTTCTCCAAGGAGCAAGTGTATGTCATGTTTTTAGCTCAGGAAATTTCTAAAGAGCAACAGGAGATGCTTACGAGCTTAATCGATGATGATTTTGTTGTTTGGAAGAAACAAAATGTGATTATTAGTCTTTCGAAAAATTATCATCAAACGAAATTTACGAATGCTTTTTTTGAGCGGAAACTAGGTATTCCCTCAACAGCTCGTAATAAAAATACGGTTAATAAAATATTAGCTAAATTCTCATAA
- a CDS encoding VOC family protein: MSFVFQSIDHVQLAAPKGSESRARTFYGEILGFTEVEKPELLKKRGGVWFAFGSYQIHIGIEEPFAPAKKAHPAFQIKNLDALKAHLSKSDVSFVVDIDLPGADRIYVHDPFGNRIEILEWVS, translated from the coding sequence ATGTCATTTGTATTTCAATCAATCGATCACGTTCAATTAGCTGCTCCAAAAGGTTCCGAATCACGCGCTAGAACATTTTACGGGGAGATTTTAGGATTTACAGAAGTAGAAAAACCAGAGCTCCTAAAGAAAAGAGGTGGCGTTTGGTTTGCATTTGGCTCCTATCAAATCCATATAGGAATTGAGGAACCATTTGCACCAGCTAAAAAAGCTCATCCTGCTTTTCAAATAAAAAATTTAGATGCTTTAAAGGCACATTTATCTAAAAGTGATGTGAGCTTTGTAGTCGATATCGATTTGCCGGGAGCCGATCGAATATATGTACATGACCCATTTGGCAATCGTATCGAAATATTAGAGTGGGTTTCTTGA
- a CDS encoding YdhR family protein — protein sequence MNKPAQRYLTMHSARLASFSITDIRGKIFEIIEALSTINNGPIQK from the coding sequence TTGAACAAACCTGCACAAAGATATTTAACAATGCACTCTGCACGTTTAGCAAGCTTCAGTATTACAGATATTCGTGGGAAAATCTTTGAAATTATTGAAGCCCTTTCTACTATTAACAACGGTCCTATTCAAAAATAA
- a CDS encoding ribonucleotide-diphosphate reductase subunit beta, whose protein sequence is MQKAKTLEPRNPNKSTGIFNGQSSGILNWNDIAYPHWHKMYKRLLGNYWQADEINMSNDIKQFASLSQSEQDAYLKIIGLLATLDAPQTRTALLLSLYATDPSVQSIMAVIAQQEAVHNESYSYVLSSVVSLDQQNKAFEFGRTDEILLKRNQNIAKYYNDFVENPTTENIVKTLTYTTLLEGLFFYSGFAYFYNLARYNKMVGTSTMISYINRDELEHGRFISELFRATLSENPELNNEELIEWVYEQFKESVKLEIEWSEYVLADIEGIELAEMHGYIKYRANKMLRLIGLNEIYPEYVDNPMKWIRAYADNIDGTKTDFFEQKSRQYVKVNAIDNGFDDL, encoded by the coding sequence ATGCAGAAGGCAAAAACATTAGAACCTAGAAATCCAAATAAATCGACAGGAATTTTCAACGGTCAGTCAAGTGGGATATTAAACTGGAACGATATTGCGTATCCACATTGGCATAAGATGTACAAACGCTTGCTAGGCAACTACTGGCAGGCAGATGAGATCAATATGTCCAATGACATTAAGCAGTTTGCAAGCCTTAGTCAGTCGGAGCAGGATGCCTATTTAAAAATTATAGGCTTACTTGCAACATTAGATGCACCTCAAACACGTACTGCTCTGCTTCTATCGCTATATGCAACCGATCCGTCTGTACAATCGATTATGGCGGTCATAGCGCAGCAGGAAGCGGTACATAATGAAAGCTATTCATATGTACTATCTTCAGTTGTATCACTTGACCAGCAAAATAAGGCATTCGAATTTGGAAGAACAGACGAAATTCTGCTCAAGCGCAATCAAAATATCGCCAAGTATTATAATGACTTCGTTGAAAACCCTACGACAGAAAATATAGTGAAAACTTTAACGTATACAACCTTGCTAGAAGGCTTATTTTTCTATTCAGGCTTTGCATACTTCTATAATCTTGCTCGCTATAACAAGATGGTTGGGACTTCTACAATGATTAGCTATATTAACCGAGACGAGCTAGAGCATGGCCGGTTTATATCAGAACTATTTAGAGCGACTCTTTCAGAAAACCCAGAACTGAATAACGAAGAACTAATCGAATGGGTATACGAGCAATTTAAAGAATCCGTGAAACTAGAAATAGAATGGTCGGAGTATGTATTAGCCGATATTGAAGGAATCGAATTAGCGGAAATGCATGGGTATATTAAATACCGTGCAAACAAAATGCTACGTCTTATTGGGCTTAATGAAATCTATCCTGAGTATGTGGACAATCCGATGAAATGGATACGTGCATACGCAGACAATATTGATGGCACAAAAACAGATTTCTTTGAGCAAAAATCTCGCCAATATGTAAAAGTAAATGCTATTGATAATGGATTTGATGATCTGTAA
- a CDS encoding flavodoxin, with the protein MKTIICYLSYSGNTEEVADLLKEELEDSNFDIDMYSIGYGAVPNLFEYDLIFLGTFTWDKGSTPEEMKDFAKEVGDKPKNVYVFGTGDTQFGGDNLFCNAVNKLARFYESNYPGLKIEQSPRGSQEQLVTKWLKGVLEHAEGKNIRT; encoded by the coding sequence ATGAAAACAATTATTTGTTACTTAAGTTATAGCGGAAATACAGAGGAAGTAGCGGATCTATTGAAGGAGGAATTGGAAGACAGCAACTTCGATATAGATATGTACAGCATTGGCTATGGTGCGGTACCGAATTTGTTTGAATATGACCTTATTTTTCTTGGAACTTTTACTTGGGATAAGGGAAGTACTCCAGAGGAAATGAAGGATTTTGCGAAAGAAGTTGGAGACAAGCCTAAAAATGTCTATGTCTTTGGGACTGGAGACACACAGTTTGGCGGAGATAACTTGTTTTGTAACGCTGTAAACAAATTGGCTCGTTTCTATGAAAGTAATTATCCGGGTTTGAAAATTGAGCAATCACCGAGAGGTAGCCAGGAGCAGCTGGTAACTAAATGGTTAAAAGGAGTTTTGGAACATGCAGAAGGCAAAAACATTAGAACCTAG
- a CDS encoding ribonucleoside-diphosphate reductase subunit alpha: MTIISNTTKQEVLHNLIREFGEEKIAPLIKTHERWMQKHPEGTIAAWSKSMSLEALSFLDEQETYWTFVAARVHLAEVYEQVAERRSTTADAVYTKFASNVQLLSEKGIYDKRLKESYSLQELEQLSEILVQERDYLFTYIGLKTLLDRYVAKDFDKTIVELPQERWLIIAMTLMKDEQENRLEKIKEAYWAMSNLYMTVATPTLSNAGKPHGQLSSCFIDTVDDSLQGIYDSNTDVATLSKFGGGIGVYMGKVRSRGSSIRGFVGASSGVLPWIKQLNNTAVSVDQLGQRQGAVAVYLDVWHKDIFTFLDLRLNNGDDRLRAHDIFTGVCLPDLFMEKVDAREEWHLFDPHEVRQLKGYSLEEFYDEKRGDGSFRQKYEECVSDHRLSRETVPAIDLMKRIMRSQLETGVPFMFYRDEVNRSNPNKHAGMIYSSNLCTEIFQNQSATTFESIQMEDDIIVTRRKPGDFVVCNLSSINLGRAVPADVLEKLIKIQVRMLDNVIDLNMIPVPQAERTNSRYRGIGLGTFGWHHLLALKNIRWESDEAVELADTLYEKIAYLTIKASAEIAMEKGAYPLFEGSDWQTGVYFDNRGYDNESWNELREQVSKSGIRNGYLMAVAPNSSTSIIAGSTASIDPIFQKSYSEEKKDYKIPVTVPDLNSETTWYYKSAYFIDQHWTLKQNAARGRHIDQGVSLNLYVQNTIKAKELLDLHLDAWNSGLKTTYYVRSTSVELVDCDSCSS; encoded by the coding sequence ATGACAATCATCTCAAACACAACTAAACAAGAAGTACTACATAATCTAATCAGAGAATTTGGGGAGGAAAAAATTGCTCCTCTTATAAAAACACATGAAAGGTGGATGCAAAAGCACCCGGAAGGTACAATAGCTGCTTGGTCGAAGTCAATGTCCCTGGAAGCATTAAGTTTTCTAGATGAACAAGAAACTTACTGGACCTTTGTAGCTGCAAGAGTGCATTTAGCAGAGGTTTATGAACAAGTAGCTGAGAGAAGAAGCACAACCGCGGATGCAGTGTATACAAAGTTTGCTAGCAATGTTCAACTATTAAGTGAAAAAGGCATTTACGACAAACGTCTTAAAGAATCGTATTCCTTACAGGAACTAGAGCAGCTATCTGAAATTCTAGTACAGGAGAGAGATTATTTATTTACATATATTGGGCTGAAGACACTGCTGGATCGATATGTAGCTAAAGACTTTGATAAAACAATAGTCGAACTACCTCAGGAGCGCTGGCTTATTATTGCGATGACACTTATGAAAGACGAGCAGGAAAATCGTTTAGAAAAAATAAAAGAAGCATATTGGGCAATGAGCAACCTATATATGACAGTAGCAACACCAACACTTTCTAATGCAGGTAAGCCTCATGGACAGCTTTCTAGTTGTTTTATCGATACGGTTGACGATAGTCTTCAAGGAATCTACGATAGCAATACCGACGTAGCAACTCTGTCGAAATTTGGTGGTGGTATCGGTGTTTATATGGGTAAAGTGCGTAGTCGTGGGTCTTCTATTAGAGGTTTTGTAGGCGCATCTAGCGGTGTACTTCCTTGGATTAAACAGCTTAATAATACTGCAGTAAGTGTGGATCAGCTTGGGCAGCGCCAAGGAGCGGTAGCTGTTTACTTAGATGTGTGGCATAAAGATATCTTCACATTTTTAGATCTACGTTTAAACAATGGGGATGATCGCCTTCGTGCGCACGATATTTTTACTGGCGTGTGCTTGCCAGATTTATTTATGGAGAAAGTAGATGCTAGAGAGGAATGGCATTTATTTGACCCGCATGAAGTTCGCCAACTAAAAGGCTATTCGTTAGAAGAATTTTATGATGAAAAACGTGGTGATGGATCATTCCGCCAAAAATATGAGGAATGCGTCAGCGATCATCGTTTGTCTCGAGAAACAGTTCCCGCTATTGACTTGATGAAGCGAATTATGCGCTCTCAGCTAGAGACAGGCGTGCCATTTATGTTTTATCGTGATGAGGTCAATCGTAGCAACCCTAACAAACATGCTGGGATGATTTATAGTAGTAATCTTTGTACGGAAATTTTCCAAAACCAAAGTGCAACAACATTCGAGTCGATTCAAATGGAGGACGATATCATTGTCACTCGTCGTAAGCCAGGGGACTTTGTCGTATGTAATTTGTCCTCTATTAATCTAGGTCGAGCAGTTCCGGCAGATGTATTAGAAAAGCTTATAAAAATTCAAGTTCGAATGCTCGATAACGTGATTGACCTAAATATGATTCCAGTTCCTCAAGCTGAGCGCACAAATTCTAGATACAGAGGGATCGGTCTAGGAACATTTGGATGGCATCATTTACTTGCATTAAAGAATATTCGCTGGGAATCAGATGAAGCAGTAGAGCTTGCGGATACATTATACGAAAAAATTGCTTACTTAACGATTAAAGCTTCTGCAGAGATTGCAATGGAAAAAGGAGCATATCCATTATTCGAAGGGTCAGACTGGCAAACAGGGGTCTATTTTGACAATCGTGGGTACGACAACGAATCGTGGAATGAACTACGAGAGCAGGTAAGCAAAAGTGGAATACGGAATGGTTATTTAATGGCAGTTGCTCCGAATTCTTCGACATCCATTATAGCTGGAAGTACTGCAAGTATTGATCCTATTTTCCAAAAGTCGTACTCCGAAGAGAAGAAGGATTATAAAATTCCAGTCACAGTACCGGATTTAAATTCCGAAACTACATGGTACTACAAATCTGCTTATTTCATTGATCAGCATTGGACACTTAAACAAAATGCTGCACGCGGGCGTCATATCGACCAAGGTGTTTCGCTAAATCTATATGTGCAAAATACGATCAAAGCAAAAGAATTATTAGATTTACACCTAGATGCCTGGAATAGTGGACTGAAAACAACTTACTATGTGCGTTCCACTTCAGTTGAACTAGTAGATTGCGATTCTTGTTCAAGCTAA
- a CDS encoding DUF4179 domain-containing protein, protein MKKLYKQFNHLNIEMELEPMEVSDLEKERVKKNLIKNKKKRYISRNFSVAAALLVASSITFSFAFPTIAAKLPIMGDIFELFNNDEEYVFEKHNTYSTEIGISEESNGIDVTVTDAVYDGENITIAYTIKSEHDLGARPILDGNLVADEFENEYEYSGYAENYIIEKISEKEYAVVYIYELIKGPKPDKIHITWQGGTIIDLNNVNNTFQGDWSFQFSLNALESETQKFTGGSIITEEDSIEILVTKMTETPISTTLYLSEGVDIRLIAEEDEELRVVQIEYTVFDNLGNKYNTIHYRDIGHSTDFPKTRHSYPRLTTTNFHEKATSLTITPIINIYKKKENDTLLELVKEPYTIEPIYMPLNK, encoded by the coding sequence TTGAAAAAATTATATAAGCAGTTTAATCACCTGAATATTGAGATGGAACTCGAACCGATGGAAGTAAGTGATCTCGAAAAAGAAAGGGTTAAAAAGAATTTAATAAAAAATAAAAAGAAAAGATATATTTCAAGAAATTTTTCTGTAGCAGCTGCTCTTTTAGTTGCTTCAAGTATTACTTTTAGTTTTGCATTTCCTACCATTGCAGCAAAACTTCCAATTATGGGAGATATATTTGAACTATTTAATAATGATGAGGAGTATGTGTTTGAAAAACATAATACTTATTCAACAGAAATTGGGATATCCGAAGAAAGTAATGGGATAGATGTAACGGTAACAGATGCTGTATACGATGGGGAAAATATTACAATAGCTTATACTATAAAAAGTGAACATGATTTAGGAGCTAGACCAATTTTAGATGGAAATTTAGTTGCAGATGAATTTGAAAACGAGTATGAGTATAGTGGATACGCTGAAAATTATATAATAGAAAAAATAAGCGAAAAAGAATATGCAGTAGTATATATTTATGAGTTAATTAAAGGACCAAAACCTGATAAGATTCATATTACTTGGCAAGGTGGCACAATAATAGATTTAAATAATGTTAACAATACCTTCCAAGGTGATTGGTCGTTTCAATTTTCATTAAATGCACTTGAAAGTGAAACACAAAAATTCACAGGTGGCAGTATAATAACTGAAGAGGACAGTATTGAGATCTTAGTTACAAAAATGACGGAAACCCCTATATCTACAACACTTTACTTATCTGAAGGGGTAGATATACGTTTAATAGCTGAGGAAGATGAAGAACTACGCGTTGTACAAATTGAATACACTGTATTTGATAACTTAGGAAATAAATACAACACTATTCACTATAGAGATATTGGCCATAGTACAGATTTCCCTAAAACTCGTCATAGTTATCCTAGATTAACTACTACAAATTTCCATGAGAAAGCTACATCTCTAACCATTACACCAATTATTAATATATATAAAAAGAAAGAAAATGATACTTTACTTGAACTGGTTAAAGAACCATACACTATTGAACCAATCTATATGCCATTGAATAAGTAA
- a CDS encoding sigma-70 family RNA polymerase sigma factor: MRITSENFIKHLKKKREEALEYVIEEYIGIVKATIYNSLQSSNDPQSVEECINDTFLGVFDNSRQFEGNKEDFRRWICTIAKFKAIDKLRKLSKTDIVTEINENNNAVNSAEEEFLIRSATEDLLKMMTQLEPLDRDIFTMKFFLNMNNEEISQHLGLTKASVDNRIYRGKKRLQQIRVGGILT; the protein is encoded by the coding sequence ATGAGAATTACAAGTGAAAATTTTATAAAACATCTTAAAAAAAAGAGAGAAGAAGCACTTGAATATGTAATTGAGGAATACATCGGAATTGTAAAAGCAACTATCTACAATTCCCTCCAATCCTCCAACGATCCTCAGTCAGTAGAAGAATGTATTAATGATACATTTTTAGGTGTCTTTGATAATTCCAGACAATTTGAAGGTAATAAGGAAGACTTCAGACGATGGATTTGTACCATAGCTAAGTTTAAAGCTATTGATAAACTAAGGAAACTGTCAAAAACTGACATAGTAACTGAGATTAATGAAAACAATAATGCTGTGAATTCAGCAGAAGAGGAATTTTTGATAAGGTCAGCAACAGAAGATTTATTAAAAATGATGACGCAATTAGAACCACTAGACCGTGATATTTTTACTATGAAATTCTTTTTAAATATGAACAACGAAGAAATTTCTCAACACCTCGGTTTAACGAAGGCTTCTGTTGATAATCGAATATATCGTGGGAAAAAAAGATTACAACAAATTCGTGTGGGAGGTATATTGACTTGA
- a CDS encoding undecaprenyl-diphosphate phosphatase: MEILELLKALILGFVEGMTEFAPVSSTGHMIIVDDMWLKTEEFLGKYSANTFKIVVQLGSILAVVVVMWKRLFSLVGLYKIDTEESSKQFNLLHVIVGIIPAGVLGVLLEDFIDKNLFGVETVIFSLVAGSILMIVADKFGPKNPSIVSLDQITYSKAFKVGLVQCLSLWPGFSRSGATISGGVLFGMSHKTAADFTFIMAVPIMAGASLISVLKNWEDIDMNHLSFYVVGFISAFVFALISIKFFLKLISRVKLMPFAIYRIILAVILAVIVFL, translated from the coding sequence ATGGAGATTTTAGAGTTATTAAAAGCACTTATACTTGGATTTGTTGAAGGGATGACAGAGTTTGCACCGGTGTCATCCACGGGACATATGATTATTGTCGATGATATGTGGTTGAAAACGGAGGAGTTTTTAGGGAAGTATTCTGCTAATACGTTTAAAATTGTAGTCCAATTAGGATCAATTTTAGCTGTAGTAGTGGTTATGTGGAAACGATTATTTAGTTTAGTCGGGTTATACAAAATAGATACAGAAGAGTCGAGTAAGCAGTTCAATTTACTGCACGTTATTGTTGGTATTATTCCAGCAGGAGTATTAGGAGTTTTATTAGAAGACTTTATAGATAAAAATTTATTTGGAGTAGAAACAGTAATATTTAGTCTTGTAGCGGGCTCTATTTTAATGATTGTTGCAGATAAGTTTGGACCTAAAAACCCTTCTATCGTAAGCTTGGACCAAATTACATATTCAAAGGCTTTTAAGGTAGGGTTAGTGCAATGTCTTTCTTTATGGCCTGGCTTCTCTCGTTCAGGAGCAACCATTTCTGGCGGGGTATTATTTGGAATGAGCCATAAAACAGCAGCAGATTTTACATTTATAATGGCTGTGCCGATAATGGCTGGAGCAAGTCTAATATCTGTTCTTAAAAACTGGGAAGACATTGATATGAACCACTTAAGTTTTTATGTTGTCGGATTTATTAGTGCGTTTGTATTCGCCCTTATTTCTATTAAGTTCTTCCTGAAATTAATCTCGCGCGTTAAATTAATGCCATTTGCAATTTATCGCATTATTTTAGCGGTGATTCTAGCAGTTATTGTATTTCTTTAA
- a CDS encoding DedA family protein, with protein sequence MEAWITDWMNQFGYLGVFLLILAENVFPPIPSEVILTLGGYMTTITSMTKFGIIIASTAGSVIGAAILYGIGLLLDVERLEKIIGKYGKFLRLTIKDIHKADAWFDKYGVWAVFFGRLIPLVRSLISIPAGMSNMNFGLFLLFTTLGTLIWNTVLVSVGAAVGDNWDQIVGYMDIYSNIVYALIAICGIAFLFWYFKKRD encoded by the coding sequence ATGGAAGCATGGATTACAGACTGGATGAATCAGTTTGGTTATCTAGGAGTATTTTTATTAATTTTGGCAGAGAATGTTTTCCCGCCGATTCCTTCTGAAGTGATTTTAACACTTGGAGGATATATGACGACGATTACGAGTATGACGAAGTTCGGAATTATCATAGCATCTACAGCAGGTTCTGTGATTGGGGCTGCTATTTTATATGGTATCGGTTTACTGTTAGACGTAGAGCGTTTGGAGAAAATTATAGGGAAGTACGGCAAGTTCTTACGATTAACGATTAAGGATATTCACAAAGCAGACGCATGGTTCGATAAATATGGAGTCTGGGCAGTATTTTTCGGAAGATTAATACCACTTGTAAGAAGTCTTATTTCGATTCCTGCCGGGATGTCGAATATGAATTTTGGGTTATTTCTTCTATTTACCACGCTTGGAACATTAATATGGAATACGGTATTAGTTTCGGTAGGGGCAGCAGTAGGGGATAATTGGGATCAAATTGTTGGCTATATGGATATATACTCCAACATTGTTTACGCACTTATAGCTATTTGTGGTATTGCATTTCTTTTTTGGTATTTTAAAAAACGTGACTAA